A part of Aegilops tauschii subsp. strangulata cultivar AL8/78 chromosome 2, Aet v6.0, whole genome shotgun sequence genomic DNA contains:
- the LOC141040672 gene encoding uncharacterized protein, giving the protein MDDFRNTTEHLFIDVDGNTKLEVLYTNEPYKVEEILTLYEEWLCEDRYKFVGLDLEYTREDYFDRSRKVAIMQLAMRKHVLVYHLCKARTECAALKDFLRNKGIISASVDVRNDRDVLANSYLKLPRECHIDLQEELIIKGRNLRDSMADLAGAVINKSYLSMKSSFPQDGYVSYELYRRVLSVKDMMHPRCLPDPRCR; this is encoded by the exons ATGGACGACTTCAGGAACACTACTGAGCATCTCTTTATAGATGTCGATGGTAATACCAAGCTCGAGGTGTTGTACACCAACGAGCCCTACAAGGTGGAGGAGATTCTTACTCTCTATGAGGAATGGCTGTGTGAGGACAGGTACAAGTTTGTTGGTCTTGATCTGGAGTACACACGAGAGGATTATTTTGATCGTAGTAGAAAAGTCGCCATTATGCAACTGGCGATGCGCAAGCATGTTCTTGTCTATCACTTGTGCAAGGCCAGGACGGAGTGCGCTGCTCTGAAGGATTTCCTTCGGAACAAAGGTATAATTTCCGCTAGTGTCGACGTCAGGAACGATAGGGATGTTCTTGCAAACAGTTACCTCAAACTCCCAAGAGAGTGTCACATCGACCTTCAAGAGGAGCTCATTATCAAAGGACGCAATCTAAGGGATTCCATGGCAGATTTGGCAGGAGCCGTCATAAACAAATCTTACTTGAGTATGAAGTCGTCTTTTCCACAAG ATGGGTATGTCAGCTACGAGCTCTACCGCCGAGTTCTGTCTGTGAAGGACATGATGCATCCTCGTTGTCTTCCCGACCCCAGATGTCGTTGA
- the LOC109745027 gene encoding protein FAR1-RELATED SEQUENCE 5-like, which translates to MVDRIIMAPPTIVEKEMDDMFKEGIYPTIQEVTEAVEPEGGMVFGSLDECIFYFCRYARKVGFAAKRSTSRRSTYDQQLDKQVFQCTKEGQNETTERHVKERRSNCLIRTSCPVQITAKRDTDRRKWYLKNVRLEHNHQLHPSDWMLKFMRCYKKITPQEKFFIQVLQKARLEPRKVMQIFTAMGKPRREIMFDTIDISNIACRDRAGERGTDIAYTMNHVEETENNVVRSLFWTDSLCKMNYDLYGDFVSFDTTFSTNIYGLPFAPIIGVDNHGSTVLFGVGLLKDEKIGSFKWLLSTFVEAMGGKEPKYIITDQDQAMKTAIEEALPRTRHRFCWWHIRKNLKENNAAVFAQHPRMSDDLFRIIKNSLDQDEFEHAWKEAISMHKAEGNKHLNTLWEL; encoded by the coding sequence ATGGTAGACAGAATCATCATGGCGCCGCCGACCATTGTAGAGAAAGAAATGGACGACATGTTTAAAGAAGGCATATACCCAACGATTCAGGAGGTCACCGAAGCGGTCGAACCAGAAGGTGGTATGGTATTCGGATCTTTGGATGAGTGCATTTTCTATTTCTGCAGATATGCTAGAAAGGTTGGCTTTGCTGCCAAGCGATCAACGAGCAGAAGATCGACATATGATCAGCAGCTTGACAAGCAGGTGTTTCAGTGCACCAAGGAAGGGCAGAATGAAACAACTGAGAGACATGTTAAGGAGAGAAGGAGCAACTGCTTGATCCGGACAAGCTGCCCAGTCCAAATAACAGCCAAGAGGGATACAGATAGGAGGAAATGGTATCTGAAGAACGTGCGTCTAGAGCACAACCACCAGCTTCACCCATCTGATTGGATGTTGAAGTTCATGAGATGCTATAAGAAGATTACACCTCAGGAGAAATTCTTTATACAAGTGTTGCAGAAGGCGAGGTTAGAACCAAGGAAGGTTATGCAGATTTTTACTGCCATGGGGAAACCGAGGCGAGAAATTATGTTCGACACGATTGACATAAGCAACATTGCATGCCGGGACAGGGCTGGAGAGCGCGGCACTGATATCGCATACACCATGAACCATGTGGAAGAGACAGAGAACAATGTAGTGCGCAGCCTGTTCTGGACAGACTCCTTGTGTAAGATGAATTATGATCTATATGGAGATTTCGTGTCTTTTGACACGACATTCTCTACGAATATATACGGCTTGCCATTTGCACCAATTATAGGTGTCGACAACCATGGGTCGACCGTCTTGTTTGGAGTAGGTCTTTTGAAGGATGAGAAAATAGGGTCATTCAAGTGGCTCCTAAGCACGTTTGTCGAGGCAATGGGAGGTAAAGAGCCGAAATACATAATAACAGACCAGGACCAGGCGATGAAGACTGCAATAGAGGAAGCTCTTCCGAGAACGAGGCACAGGTTCTGCTGGTGGCATATTAGGAAGAACCTGAAGGAAAATAATGCAGCAGTGTTTGCGCAGCACCCAAGGATGTCTGATGATTTATTTCGAATCATCAAAAACTCACTAGATCAAGACGAGTTTGAGCATGCCTGGAAAGAAGCCATTTCTATGCACAAGGCGGAAGGCAACAAACACCTGAACACGCTATGGGAACTCTGA
- the LOC141040671 gene encoding uncharacterized protein, whose translation MEVNFGAPSTKRARLAPPATPSSGGLAVATGSGEGAPTGSEDQEKQSGPDRISDLPDGVLDQVHFELVTANSATPEELVREDNSYDDSYLPEAILSGRQSAVRRLCIPASYLHCRHSTVDDWLRSPRLKNLQVLEFYYLFPPCLRQHDIGPFSCPSLMPSPPELNPQISSSLQTIAFALCKLPDNYARVLKLPLLRKLSLVDVDVSDVSLQSIISSTSPTLESLLLVWTVRHHRIRINSPNLISIGISGYYGKIVIEDASSLQWLLCDGDCKKLRIVITSAPKLQVMGKLSNIFCESGVTNDRIIIQEIASNEESLANDCSCKHHHDVRLKSLTLESYVQCEKSIRFATFSILNAARLQTMRIKFLLQEDFTEEFYKQQQDVLQWDKKASKHACLRLPPSCNHGNLDLRHACIEHLDLKDPFTCKC comes from the exons ATGGAGGTCAACTTCGGTGCCCCGAGCACCAAGAGGGCGAGGCTCGCGCCACCCGCGACGCCTTCCTCTGGTGGTTTGGCGGTAGCGACCGGAAGCGGCGAGGGTGCGCCTACTGGATCCGAGGATCAAGAAAAGCAGTCTGGTCCGGACCGCATCAGCGACCTCCCGGACGGTGTCCTCG ATCAAGTACATTTCGAGTTGGTCACCGCGAACTCCGCCACACCGGAGGAACTCGTCCGTGAAGATAATTCCTATGATGATTCGTACCTTCCAGAGGCCATCCTCTCCGGGCGTCAGAGTGCAGTTCGCCGCCTCTGCATTCCGGCGTCCTACCTCCACTGCAGGCACTCCACAGTCGACGACTGGCTTCGATCCCCAAGACTGAAAAATCTCCAGGTGCTCGAGTTTTACTACCTGTTCCCACCATGCTTGAGACAACATGACATAGGGCCATTCTCATGCCCTTCGCTCATGCCATCACCACCAGAATTAAACCCTCAAATTTCCTCCTCTCTCCAAACCATCGCCTTTGCTCTTTGCAAGTTACCAGACAACTATGCACGGGTGCTTAAACTACCACTGCTCAGGAAACTCTCGCTCGTAGATGTTGATGTATCAGATGTCTCATTACAAAGCATCATCAGCTCTACTTCTCCTACACTCGAGTCTCTGCTTCTTGTTTGGACAGTAAGGCACCATCGCATCAGAATAAACTCACCTAACCTTATAAGCATCGGCATATCTGGTTACTATGGGAAAATTGTTATAGAAGATGCCTCGTCACTTCAATGGTTGCTTTGTGATGGTGATTGCAAGAAGTTGCGGATAGTTATCACCTCTGCACCTAAACTGCAGGTCATGGGCAAATTATCTAATATTTTTTGTGAATCCGGCGTCACAAATGACCGTATAATTATTCAG GAAATAGCCTCTAATGAAGAAAGTCTTGCGAACGACTGTTCTTGCAAGCACCATCATGACGTTCGTTTGAAGTCACTGACGCTGGAAAGCTATGTTCAATGCGAGAAAAGCATTCGATTTGCGACATTCTCTATTCTCAACGCAGCACGGCTGCAGACTATGAGGATCAAGTTTCTTCTTCAGGAAGACTTCACGGAAGAATTCTACAAACAGCAACAAGACGTGCTTCAGTGGGACAAAAAGGCTTCTAAACATGCTTGCCTTAGGTTGCCGCCAAGTTGCAACCACGGGAACTTGGATCTAAGGCACGCATGCATTGAGCACCTGGATTTAAAGGATCCATTCACTTGTAAGTGctga